One segment of Streptomyces sp. XD-27 DNA contains the following:
- a CDS encoding glycoside hydrolase family 31 protein: MNARDLVRSVKVVGTAQGLRSVRAAWRRRRTDALWLPRRGPERARTPGAAQGADPQPGGGVVRFARSSLRVRVTKSGAVFCGWDGAGPEPSYGLAGPGPALEADERAVLEPDTDGGWRVVSERVTVAVSRVGTVEIRTPGGVVLRRDLPPRWWEPADGAGAASAGAASATGARVNGDGSAGGGESGDGDQPGDGSAAGNGGAAGDGGAAGQGGAAGQGGAAGDGGAAGQGGAAGQGGAAGQGGGGPREDAGIPSQVGRAPGAAAGGAATAWVQRSEVAPDAAVFGLGGRSAGPRLRDGTYRLWNTDPGGSFGPGDDPLYVTMPVQLVVADAGTHLIFHDNSWDGTVTLRAGEEGNGSGHDRPGSCVLRMEGGPLRYWVIVGTPARVLHGWTALTGAPAVPPSWALGYQHARWGFGDEQEVRRVAAGYRDRKLPLSALHLDIDHYRGHRVFTVDPRRFPELPGLAAELRADGVRLVSIVDPAVKAEPGDPVYDSGLAADAFVRDARGRTVRGVVWPGEAVFPDFTDPGVREWWAGLYAERLAQGFSGVWHDMNEPVSFAAFGDPTLPRSARHDLDGRGGDHREAHNVYALAMARAGYEGLCALRPEERPFLFSRSGWAGMQRYGGTWSGDVATGWPGLRASLALVLGLGLCGVPYSGPDVGGFTSSPSPELFLRWFQLASYLPLFRTHSAIWAGRREPWEFGPDVLEHAAAALRERQRLMPYFVTLAEVARRTGAPYVRPVWWRQPQDRALRDCEDAFLLGDSLLVAPVVEEGARERRVRLPRGRWYDTATGRAYEGPGWARPAAPWSRIPVLARAGSVIPVAGADGAVELEVWAPAAGRTGGGLLFADAGDGWERPSAVRFTTRWRNGEVVVEQDGAAEVGYPVRMRGC; this comes from the coding sequence ATGAATGCGCGTGACCTGGTGCGGTCGGTGAAGGTGGTCGGTACGGCGCAGGGGCTGCGGTCGGTGCGGGCGGCGTGGCGGCGGCGCCGTACGGACGCGCTGTGGCTGCCGCGGCGGGGGCCGGAGCGCGCCCGCACGCCGGGGGCCGCGCAGGGCGCCGATCCGCAGCCGGGCGGCGGGGTGGTGCGGTTCGCGCGGTCGTCGCTGCGGGTGCGTGTGACGAAGTCCGGTGCGGTGTTCTGCGGCTGGGACGGGGCCGGTCCCGAACCGTCGTACGGCCTGGCCGGGCCGGGGCCGGCGCTGGAGGCGGACGAGCGGGCGGTGCTGGAGCCGGACACCGACGGCGGGTGGCGGGTGGTGTCGGAGCGGGTGACGGTCGCGGTGTCCCGGGTGGGCACGGTCGAGATCCGGACACCGGGCGGGGTGGTGCTCCGCCGGGACCTGCCACCGCGCTGGTGGGAACCGGCGGACGGGGCGGGGGCCGCCTCGGCGGGGGCCGCCTCGGCGACCGGGGCACGGGTGAACGGCGACGGGTCGGCGGGCGGCGGCGAGAGCGGGGACGGTGACCAGCCTGGGGACGGCAGTGCGGCCGGGAACGGCGGCGCGGCCGGGGACGGCGGCGCGGCCGGGCAGGGCGGTGCAGCCGGGCAGGGCGGTGCGGCCGGGGACGGCGGCGCGGCCGGGCAGGGCGGTGCGGCCGGGCAGGGCGGTGCGGCCGGGCAGGGCGGTGGGGGCCCGCGGGAGGATGCCGGGATCCCCTCGCAGGTCGGCCGCGCGCCGGGTGCTGCCGCGGGTGGTGCGGCCACGGCCTGGGTTCAGCGGTCCGAAGTGGCCCCGGACGCCGCCGTCTTCGGGCTGGGCGGCCGGTCGGCCGGGCCGCGGCTGCGGGACGGCACGTACCGGCTGTGGAACACCGACCCCGGCGGCAGCTTCGGGCCCGGTGACGACCCGCTGTACGTGACCATGCCGGTGCAGCTCGTGGTGGCGGACGCGGGAACCCATCTGATCTTCCACGACAACTCCTGGGACGGCACGGTCACCCTGCGCGCGGGTGAGGAGGGCAACGGTTCCGGGCACGACCGGCCCGGGTCCTGCGTGCTGCGGATGGAGGGCGGGCCGCTGCGCTACTGGGTGATCGTGGGCACCCCGGCGCGGGTGCTGCACGGCTGGACGGCGCTGACCGGCGCCCCCGCGGTCCCGCCGAGCTGGGCGCTGGGCTACCAGCACGCGCGCTGGGGCTTCGGTGACGAGCAGGAGGTGCGGCGGGTGGCGGCGGGCTACCGGGACCGGAAACTGCCGCTGTCCGCGCTGCACCTGGACATCGACCACTACCGCGGCCACCGGGTCTTCACCGTCGACCCGCGGCGGTTCCCGGAGCTGCCGGGGCTGGCCGCCGAGCTGCGCGCGGACGGGGTGCGGCTGGTGTCGATCGTGGACCCCGCGGTGAAGGCCGAACCGGGGGATCCGGTGTACGACAGCGGGCTGGCGGCGGACGCGTTCGTCCGCGACGCGCGGGGCCGGACGGTGCGGGGCGTGGTGTGGCCGGGTGAGGCGGTCTTCCCGGACTTCACCGACCCGGGGGTGCGCGAGTGGTGGGCCGGGCTGTACGCGGAGCGGCTGGCGCAGGGCTTCTCCGGGGTGTGGCACGACATGAACGAACCGGTGTCCTTCGCGGCCTTCGGCGACCCGACGCTGCCGCGCTCCGCCCGCCACGACCTGGACGGCCGTGGCGGGGACCACCGCGAGGCGCACAACGTGTACGCGCTGGCGATGGCGCGCGCCGGGTACGAGGGGCTGTGCGCGTTGCGGCCCGAGGAGCGGCCGTTCCTGTTCTCCCGCTCGGGGTGGGCGGGGATGCAGCGGTACGGGGGCACCTGGTCCGGCGACGTGGCCACCGGCTGGCCGGGGCTGCGGGCCTCGCTGGCGCTGGTCTTGGGCCTGGGCCTGTGCGGGGTGCCGTACTCCGGTCCCGACGTGGGCGGTTTCACCAGCAGTCCGTCGCCCGAGCTGTTTCTGCGCTGGTTCCAGCTGGCCTCGTACCTGCCGCTGTTCCGTACGCATTCGGCGATCTGGGCGGGGCGGCGGGAGCCGTGGGAGTTCGGCCCGGACGTGCTGGAGCACGCGGCGGCGGCGCTGCGCGAGCGGCAGCGGCTGATGCCGTACTTCGTGACGCTGGCGGAGGTGGCGCGGCGTACGGGTGCCCCGTATGTGCGGCCGGTGTGGTGGCGGCAGCCGCAGGACCGGGCGTTGCGGGACTGCGAGGACGCGTTTCTGCTGGGGGATTCGCTGCTGGTGGCGCCGGTGGTGGAGGAAGGCGCGCGCGAGCGGCGGGTCCGGCTGCCGCGCGGGCGCTGGTACGACACGGCGACCGGCCGGGCGTACGAAGGTCCGGGCTGGGCGCGGCCGGCGGCGCCGTGGTCGCGGATCCCGGTGCTGGCGCGGGCCGGCTCGGTGATTCCGGTGGCCGGTGCGGACGGCGCGGTGGAGTTGGAGGTGTGGGCGCCCGCTGCGGGGCGTACCGGTGGCGGGCTGCTGTTCGCGGACGCGGGAGACGGGTGGGAGCGGCCGTCGGCGGTGCGGTTCACGACGCGGTGGCGCAACGGCGAGGTGGTCGTGGAGCAGGACGGGGCGGCGGAGGTGGGGTATCCGGTGCGGATGCGGGGCTGTTAG